A DNA window from Helianthus annuus cultivar XRQ/B chromosome 15, HanXRQr2.0-SUNRISE, whole genome shotgun sequence contains the following coding sequences:
- the LOC110911937 gene encoding protein argonaute PNH1-like — MKFLSFLYRASHLGNLLLAYDGRKSAFVAGPLPFESKEFAVKITEHDGRKHDFSVTIKFAGKKDLHYLKQFVSSRQHDGLLQGIVGFAIGLAAMGNRAIVEIQFANYIFPAFDQICVGFW; from the exons ATGAAATTTCTCAGCTTTTTGTATCGGGCTTCACACCTCGGAAATTTGTTGTTAGCTTATGATGGAAGGAAGAGTGCGTTTGTTGCGGGTCCATTGCCCTTTGAGTCTAAAGAGTTCGCCGTTAAAATCACTGAGCATGATGG GCGGAAACATGACTTCAGTGTTACAATCAAGTTTGCTGGCAAAAAAGATCTTCACTACCTGAAGCAGTTCGTGAGTAGCAGACAGCATGATGGTTTACTACAGGGTATTGTTGGATTTGCTATTGGTCTTGCAGCTATG GGGAATCGCGCTATAGTGGAAATTCAGTTTGCAAATTACATTTTTCCTGCTTTTGATCAG ATATGTGTTGGGTTCTGGTGA